In Streptomyces sp. NBC_00341, the DNA window GCTGGCCATCCCGCCGGGCGGCGAGGACCAGTGCCGGGCGTTCTGGGGCGAGGTGCTCGGAATGACGGAGCTGGAGAAGCCCCCGGTCCTCGCCGCCCGCGGCGGGTGCTGGTTCCGCGGCGGCGGCCTGGAGGTCCACCTCGGCGTCGAGCAGGACTTCGCTCCCGCGCGCAAGGCGCACCCCGGAATCCTCGTCGAGTCGCTGCGCGGCCTGGCCAAGCGGCTGGAAGAGGGCGGCCACGAGGTGACGTGGGACGACAACTTCCCGGGCCACGACCGCTTCTACGCGTTCGACAAGTTCGGCAACCGGCTGGAGTTCCTGGAGCCGACGGCCGCGTAGGCCGTGTCCGCAAGGGCCTGCACGGGGTCGTCCCGTGATGTCGCGGGACGACCCCGTGCAGGCCCCGCCCCGGGCGACCCGGTGGAGTTCCGACCCCTACCACGGCATATCGAGGAGCCAGCAATGACCGAATCAGCGGGCAGGCCGCCCGCATTCCGCATCGCGGACCTGATCGTGGCCGAGGGCCCCGAGGGGGCGGAGCGCATCCTGATCGCGGGGCTGACCGTCACCGTGTCCGCCGGCGAGATCGTCGCGGTGCTCGCGGACGACACCGCGTCCGCGGCGGCCCTGATCCAGGTGCTCGCCGGACGGCGGCGGGCCCAGTACGGGGCCATCGACGCCGGCGGGGCCGGCCGGTCCCGGCGGATCAGGCCGTCCCTCCCGGCGGGCGTGAGCGTGGTGGCCGCGCACGAGCGCTGCCCGGACGGACCGGCCCACGTCGTGGTCGTCGACGCCACCGGGACGCGGCCCGCGGAGTCCGGCGCGAAACCGGCACACACCGCGGCCCGGCGGGGCGGCGCGGTGCTCCTGGTCACCACCGACGCAGAGGTGGCGGCGTCCGCCGACCGGACCGTCCACCTCAATCGCGCGCCCCGTCCCGAGCACCGGCCGAAGGCGGCGGTCCGCTTCACCACGCAGGCGCTGCGGGAGGCGGCGGCCGGATCACTGACCGCCGCAGGCGTCGACGCCGAGCGCGCCGCCCTGGTCGCCCGGGTCCTCGTGGACGCCGATGTGCGGGGTCACTTCTCGCACGGTGTCGGCCTGCTGCCGATGTACCTCGACCGGCTGCGCGAGGGAGGCATCGACCCCACCGCGGAGCCGGAGTGGAGCCAGGAGGAGGGGTCCGTCGTACGCCTCGACGCCCGCGGCGGGTTCGGGCAGGTGGCCGCGGAGCTCGCGGCAGAGCGATGCGCCGAGCGGGCCGCCCGCACCGGGCTGGCCGCCGTCGCCGTCCGGGGCAACAACCACGTCGGCATGCTCGCCGCCTACCGCGAGCACTTCGTCCGCCACGGCGTCGTCGGCCTCGTCCTCAACGTCTCCGGCCCGAGC includes these proteins:
- a CDS encoding glyoxalase encodes the protein MTDQSNEQTGSDYAFGGLHHVQLAIPPGGEDQCRAFWGEVLGMTELEKPPVLAARGGCWFRGGGLEVHLGVEQDFAPARKAHPGILVESLRGLAKRLEEGGHEVTWDDNFPGHDRFYAFDKFGNRLEFLEPTAA
- a CDS encoding Ldh family oxidoreductase, with translation MTESAGRPPAFRIADLIVAEGPEGAERILIAGLTVTVSAGEIVAVLADDTASAAALIQVLAGRRRAQYGAIDAGGAGRSRRIRPSLPAGVSVVAAHERCPDGPAHVVVVDATGTRPAESGAKPAHTAARRGGAVLLVTTDAEVAASADRTVHLNRAPRPEHRPKAAVRFTTQALREAAAGSLTAAGVDAERAALVARVLVDADVRGHFSHGVGLLPMYLDRLREGGIDPTAEPEWSQEEGSVVRLDARGGFGQVAAELAAERCAERAARTGLAAVAVRGNNHVGMLAAYREHFVRHGVVGLVLNVSGPSVAAPGAGRPTLGNDAVCMVVPRAGGSPLVVDFATGTVASGKIRHAAHRGERVPPNWLVDREGRPTTDPEELDRGGAVPVFGGYKGLGVAVITEVLAGILAGGTVSPLVHKQRAEPERAMDCSQLFLALSPDAFGNPPVEELLDVLSGAVAAGYPQGPPEVHLPEQQERLAETMAAEHGVPVPASVVEQLGWGAVRTAPATAGGTA